A single genomic interval of Musa acuminata AAA Group cultivar baxijiao chromosome BXJ3-4, Cavendish_Baxijiao_AAA, whole genome shotgun sequence harbors:
- the LOC135636489 gene encoding kinetochore protein NUF2 homolog, with the protein MSSFSFPERPATEIIGALAQVGIAALKLEDLANPSADLVCTLYSNFLAFADPLGEESDIQIAFGALELLDNPDHYVDAIRTFNLYRKIKGMLASIRFGSFNLRDLIKPDTKRTLQILSTIVNFIYYRLQVNKLILDHEVARQMEEPTVQQLDAEVKDLRQIIQNYNKQQMSLKTMAKALKEKTDAINDKISQADFELVKNAQENSKLSSKIVQSPDKLQRALEEKKSYRTEVKNSERSAMQSVQEKTSTLEVYSKVNSAKTLEKDVKALKVKLSDERVSIMAVEAKLVEKQGKAKQAEELIKAKLNTVKAEMEWKLQCLEPRERKAEAMVTKHYLFDIRVSVPLKSLMLIRTNLFQFWT; encoded by the exons ATGTCGAGCTTCTCGTTCCCGGAGCGCCCGGCGACGGAGATCATCGGCGCTCTCGCCCAGGTGGGCATCGCCGCCTTGAAGCTGGAGGACCTCGCCAATCCCTCCGCCGACCTCGTGTGCACCCTCTACTCCAACTTCCTCGCCTTTGCCGACCCCCTCGG CGAAGAATCGGATATACAGATCGCTTTCGGTGCTCTCGAGCTTCTGGATAACCCCGACCACTATGTGGACGCCATCCGGACCTTCAATCTGTACCGCAAGATCAAGGGCATGCTCGCCTCCATCCGGTTCGGCAGCTTTAATCTTCGTGATCTCATCAAGCCTGACACCAAGCGCACTCTTCAGATCCTTAGCACCATCGTCAACTTCATATATTACAG GTTGCAGGTTAACAAGCTGATTTTGGACCATGAAGTTGCACGACAGATGGAAGAGCCGACAGTTCAGCAGTTGGATGCAGAGGTCAAGGATCTGCGACAGATTATTCAGAATTATAACAAGCAGCAGATGTCATTGAAGACGATGGCCAAAGCACTCAAGGAGAAGACTGATGCTATTAATGACAAG ATCTCTCAAGCTGATTTTGAGTTAGTGAAGAATGCCCAAGAAAACTCCAAGTTGTCATCTAAAATTGTTCAGTCCCCTGACAAGCTACAG agggcACTTGAAGAGAAAAAGTCATATCGAACTGAGGTGAAGAACTCTGAAAGGTCAGCCATGCAGAGCGTTCAAGAGAAAACTTCCACTTTGGAGGTGTACTCAAAG GTAAATTCTGCTAAAACTCTTGAGAAGGATGTCAAAGCTTTGAAAGTTAAGTTGAGTGACGAACGGGTTTCTATCATGGCTGTCGAAGCAAAATTGGTTGAGAAGCAAGGGAAAG CTAAACAAGCTGAGGAGCTGATCAAGGCT AAGCTTAATACTGTGAAGGCAGAGATGGAATGGAAGCTGCAATGCCTGGAGCCCAGGGAAAGGAAAGCTGAAGCTATGGTTACAAAG CATTATTTGTTCGACATCCGCGTATCGGTCCCTTTGAAGTCGCTAATGCTGATTCGGACAAATCTTTTCCAATTTTGGACCTGA
- the LOC135634861 gene encoding uncharacterized protein LOC135634861 produces the protein MLIRRCVYENISKDEIQKLFPPEVLPELQRLLTLLLQKFQREWREDVLKDQVSLPRLKAMTCNVVNQNQDSVEHVAVMNLKLQGDTQSSSGETQVKFQLARDTLETMLKSMYFIRDQMSSGDATSNGPGQEQGAAETALT, from the exons ATGTTAATTCGAAGGTGTGTCTATGAAAACATATCAAAGGATGAGATACAGAAGTTGTTTCCACCAGAAGTCCTACCTGAATTACAAAGATTACTCACCCTGCTCCTGCAGAAGTTTCAACGAGAATGGCGCGAAGATGTGCTCAAAGATCAG gtTTCTTTGCCTCGCCTGAAGGCAATGACATGTAATGTGGTAAATCAAAATCAAGATTCTGTGGAGCATGTTGCTGTTATGAATCTGAAG CTCCAAGGTGATACACAGTCTTCATCTGGTGAAACACAGGTTAAATTCCAATTGGCAAGAGATACCCTCGAGACAATGTTGAAGTCTATGTActtcataagagatcaaatgtccAGTGGG GATGCTACCTCTAATGGACCTGGGCAAGAACAGGGAGCAGCCGAAACAGCCTTAACATAA
- the LOC135634860 gene encoding BTB/POZ domain-containing protein At1g30440-like isoform X1 has product MACMKLGSKPDAFRQQGQSWFCATGLPSDLTVEVGDMMFHLHKKGRAEGSYLNIFTDIHLSTFLTFFPLLSKSGLLEKLIEENSDKEEAIKLHEVPGGAPAFELVVKFCYGVKLELNSSNVVRLRYASEHLQMTEEIAEGNLIARTEIFFNQVVLRSWKDSMKALQTCSDFLPHAENLQLSKRCIDSLAVKASTDPNLFGWPMMEHCAMQSPGGSVLWNGISTGARPTNCRSDWWYEDVSSLTFPLYKRLISLMKSRGIRQETIAGSLTFYAKRYLPGLNRHQNLAHGNLVAAPSEEEQRHLVEEIDSLLPLQKGLASTKILLGLLRTAIILQARPSCISNLEKRIGMQLDQADLEDLLFPTFAYSTETLYNVDCVKRMLDHFLAMDQATGGTSPGSVNNEQSIGSSSLMPITTVAKLIDGYLAEVAPDTNLKLPKFQMLAAAVPDYARPLDDGLYHAIDIYLKAHPWLSENQREQLCRLMDSQKLSLEACTHAAQNERLPLRVVVQVLFFEQLQLRTSVAGCLLVSDNLDGSRLLRSGIACSGEAGGCTPPTAVRENKDLKVGMDYMRMRVSELEKECTTMKQEIKRLGRGRSRWSSISKKLGFRMKMPLCSAHEDSVSDQQKSKVGKIHKLQAVITKQKQLLLVDASCHPS; this is encoded by the exons ATGGCATGCATGAAGCTGGGATCGAAACCTGATGCCTTCCGGCAACAAGGGCAATCCTG GTTCTGTGCAACTGGGCTTCCAAGTGATCTTACAGTTGAAGTTGGAGATATGATGTTCCACCTCCATAAG AAAGGGAGAGCGGAGGGTAGTTATCTGAACATTTTCACCGACATCCATTTATCGACTTTCTTGACCTTT TTTCCTTTGCTATCAAAGAGTGGTCTTTTAGAAAAACTAATCGAGGAGAACTCTGACAAAGAAGAAGCAATAAAGTTGCATGAGGTTCCTGGTGGGGCGCCAGCATTTGAACTTGTGGTCAAGTTCTGCTATGGTGTGAAGTTGGAACTCAATTCATCAAATGTTGTGCGCTTGCGCTATGCTTCGGAGCACCTTCAAATGACAGAAGAGATAGCAGAAGGCAACTTGATTGCTCGGACAGAAATCTTCTTTAACCAGGTTGTCCTTCGCAGCTGGAAAGATTCGATGAAAGCACTCCAAACATGCAGTGATTTCCTCCCTCATGCTGAAAACCTTCAGCTTAGTAAGAGATGTATCGATTCCTTAGCCGTTAAAGCTAGTACAGATCCAAATCTATTTGGCTGGCCGATGATGGAACACTGTGCCATGCAAAGCCCCGGTGGGAGTGTGTTGTGGAATGGGATAAGCACAGGAGCTAGACCTACAAACTGTCGTTCGGATTGGTGGTACGAGGATGTCTCCTCCTTGACTTTTCCCTTGTACAAAAGGCTCATCTCTCTGATGAAATCTCGGGGCATCAGACAAGAAACAATTGCAGGTTCTCTGACTTTCTACGCCAAACGGTATCTTCCCGGACTGAACAGGCATCAGAATCTGGCACATGGAAATCTTGTAGCTGCACCTTCTGAAGAAGAGCAACGGCATCTCGTCGAAGAGATTGATAGCTTGTTGCCTCTTCAAAAGGGTCTAGCCTCAACCAAGATCTTGCTTGGTCTTCTTCGCACTGCCATAATTCTGCAAGCTCGTCCGTCATGCATTTCTAACTTGGAGAAAAGGATCGGGATGCAGCTAGACCAGGCCGACCTGGAAGATCTACTTTTCCCAACCTTTGCATACTCCACGGAGACACTCTACAATGTTGATTGTGTCAAAAGAATGCTTGATCACTTCTTAGCCATGGATCAAGCTACAGGTGGAACCTCTCCTGGCTCGGTCAATAATGAGCAGTCAATCGGCTCCTCATCTTTGATGCCGATAACCACTGTTGCCAAGCTAATCGATGGTTATCTAGCAGAGGTTGCTCCAGATACCAACTTAAAGCTGCCAAAGTTCCAAATGTTGGCTGCTGCCGTACCTGATTATGCCCGACCACTCGACGACGGTCTGTACCATGCCATTGACATATACCTGAAG GCACATCCTTGGCTCTCAGAAAACCAGAGGGAGCAGCTGTGCCGGCTGATGGACAGCCAGAAGCTGTCACTAGAAGCTTGCACTCATGCTGCACAGAATGAGAGGCTCCCTCTGCGAGTTGTGGTTCAAGTCCTGTTCTTTGAGCAGCTTCAACTTCGGACATCGGTTGCTGGATGTTTGCTGGTGTCTGACAACCTTGATGGCTCGCGACTGCTGAGGAGTGGAATTGCTTGTTCGGGTGAAGCTGGAGGATGTACACCACCAACCGCCGTTAGGGAGAACAAGGATCTGAAGGTGGGCATGGATTACATGAGGATGAGAGTATCTGAGCTCGAAAAGGAATGCACAACTATGAAGCAAGAAATCAAGAGGTTAGGTCGGGGAAGGAGTCGATGGAGCAGCATTTCGAAGAAGCTTGGTTTCAGGATGAAGATGCCGCTATGCAGTGCCCACGAGGATTCTGTAAGTGACCAGCAGAAGAGTAAAGTTGGGAAGATTCACAAGTTGCAGGCTGTAATCACAAAACAGAAGCAGCTGTTACTTGTAGATGCTTCTTGTCATCCTTCTTAA
- the LOC135634860 gene encoding BTB/POZ domain-containing protein At1g30440-like isoform X2, with translation MACMKLGSKPDAFRQQGQSWFCATGLPSDLTVEVGDMMFHLHKFPLLSKSGLLEKLIEENSDKEEAIKLHEVPGGAPAFELVVKFCYGVKLELNSSNVVRLRYASEHLQMTEEIAEGNLIARTEIFFNQVVLRSWKDSMKALQTCSDFLPHAENLQLSKRCIDSLAVKASTDPNLFGWPMMEHCAMQSPGGSVLWNGISTGARPTNCRSDWWYEDVSSLTFPLYKRLISLMKSRGIRQETIAGSLTFYAKRYLPGLNRHQNLAHGNLVAAPSEEEQRHLVEEIDSLLPLQKGLASTKILLGLLRTAIILQARPSCISNLEKRIGMQLDQADLEDLLFPTFAYSTETLYNVDCVKRMLDHFLAMDQATGGTSPGSVNNEQSIGSSSLMPITTVAKLIDGYLAEVAPDTNLKLPKFQMLAAAVPDYARPLDDGLYHAIDIYLKAHPWLSENQREQLCRLMDSQKLSLEACTHAAQNERLPLRVVVQVLFFEQLQLRTSVAGCLLVSDNLDGSRLLRSGIACSGEAGGCTPPTAVRENKDLKVGMDYMRMRVSELEKECTTMKQEIKRLGRGRSRWSSISKKLGFRMKMPLCSAHEDSVSDQQKSKVGKIHKLQAVITKQKQLLLVDASCHPS, from the exons ATGGCATGCATGAAGCTGGGATCGAAACCTGATGCCTTCCGGCAACAAGGGCAATCCTG GTTCTGTGCAACTGGGCTTCCAAGTGATCTTACAGTTGAAGTTGGAGATATGATGTTCCACCTCCATAAG TTTCCTTTGCTATCAAAGAGTGGTCTTTTAGAAAAACTAATCGAGGAGAACTCTGACAAAGAAGAAGCAATAAAGTTGCATGAGGTTCCTGGTGGGGCGCCAGCATTTGAACTTGTGGTCAAGTTCTGCTATGGTGTGAAGTTGGAACTCAATTCATCAAATGTTGTGCGCTTGCGCTATGCTTCGGAGCACCTTCAAATGACAGAAGAGATAGCAGAAGGCAACTTGATTGCTCGGACAGAAATCTTCTTTAACCAGGTTGTCCTTCGCAGCTGGAAAGATTCGATGAAAGCACTCCAAACATGCAGTGATTTCCTCCCTCATGCTGAAAACCTTCAGCTTAGTAAGAGATGTATCGATTCCTTAGCCGTTAAAGCTAGTACAGATCCAAATCTATTTGGCTGGCCGATGATGGAACACTGTGCCATGCAAAGCCCCGGTGGGAGTGTGTTGTGGAATGGGATAAGCACAGGAGCTAGACCTACAAACTGTCGTTCGGATTGGTGGTACGAGGATGTCTCCTCCTTGACTTTTCCCTTGTACAAAAGGCTCATCTCTCTGATGAAATCTCGGGGCATCAGACAAGAAACAATTGCAGGTTCTCTGACTTTCTACGCCAAACGGTATCTTCCCGGACTGAACAGGCATCAGAATCTGGCACATGGAAATCTTGTAGCTGCACCTTCTGAAGAAGAGCAACGGCATCTCGTCGAAGAGATTGATAGCTTGTTGCCTCTTCAAAAGGGTCTAGCCTCAACCAAGATCTTGCTTGGTCTTCTTCGCACTGCCATAATTCTGCAAGCTCGTCCGTCATGCATTTCTAACTTGGAGAAAAGGATCGGGATGCAGCTAGACCAGGCCGACCTGGAAGATCTACTTTTCCCAACCTTTGCATACTCCACGGAGACACTCTACAATGTTGATTGTGTCAAAAGAATGCTTGATCACTTCTTAGCCATGGATCAAGCTACAGGTGGAACCTCTCCTGGCTCGGTCAATAATGAGCAGTCAATCGGCTCCTCATCTTTGATGCCGATAACCACTGTTGCCAAGCTAATCGATGGTTATCTAGCAGAGGTTGCTCCAGATACCAACTTAAAGCTGCCAAAGTTCCAAATGTTGGCTGCTGCCGTACCTGATTATGCCCGACCACTCGACGACGGTCTGTACCATGCCATTGACATATACCTGAAG GCACATCCTTGGCTCTCAGAAAACCAGAGGGAGCAGCTGTGCCGGCTGATGGACAGCCAGAAGCTGTCACTAGAAGCTTGCACTCATGCTGCACAGAATGAGAGGCTCCCTCTGCGAGTTGTGGTTCAAGTCCTGTTCTTTGAGCAGCTTCAACTTCGGACATCGGTTGCTGGATGTTTGCTGGTGTCTGACAACCTTGATGGCTCGCGACTGCTGAGGAGTGGAATTGCTTGTTCGGGTGAAGCTGGAGGATGTACACCACCAACCGCCGTTAGGGAGAACAAGGATCTGAAGGTGGGCATGGATTACATGAGGATGAGAGTATCTGAGCTCGAAAAGGAATGCACAACTATGAAGCAAGAAATCAAGAGGTTAGGTCGGGGAAGGAGTCGATGGAGCAGCATTTCGAAGAAGCTTGGTTTCAGGATGAAGATGCCGCTATGCAGTGCCCACGAGGATTCTGTAAGTGACCAGCAGAAGAGTAAAGTTGGGAAGATTCACAAGTTGCAGGCTGTAATCACAAAACAGAAGCAGCTGTTACTTGTAGATGCTTCTTGTCATCCTTCTTAA
- the LOC135634862 gene encoding small ribosomal subunit protein eS12-like, with amino-acid sequence MAAEDIAAESSAPVLGEPMDLMTALQLVMKKSLAHDGLVRGLHEAAKAIEKHAAQLCILAEDCNQADYVKLVKALCADHNVHLVTVPSAKTLGEWAGLCKIDSEGKARKVVGCSCVVVKDYGEESEGLHIVQEYVKSH; translated from the exons ATGGCCGC GGAAGACATTGCTGCCGAATCATCTGCTCCTGTGCTTGGAGAACCCATGGATTTGATGACTGCTCTGCAACTGGTGATGAAGAAATCTCTGGCTCATGATGGGCTTGTTCGCGGTCTTCATGAAGCTGCAAAGGCAATCGAGAAGCATGCGGCACAGCTCTGCATTCTGGCTGAGGATTGCAACCAGGCTGACTATGTCAAGCTGGTTAAGGCTCTTTGTGCTGATCACAACGTGCACTTGGTCACTGTGCCTAGTGCTAAAACTCTTGGCGAGTGGGCTGGG CTGTGCAAGATTGACTCAGAGGGAAAGGCAAGGAAAGTGGTGGGCTGTTCATGCGTCGTCGTTAAG GATTATGGTGAGGAGTCAGAGGGCCTTCACATAGTTCAGGAGTATGTGAAGTCACACTGA
- the LOC135636490 gene encoding protein BZR1 homolog 2-like, with the protein MRSAGKCEAERGEEGRAEREREREKTKLRERRRRSITSKIFEGLRKHGGYDLPARADINDVLRALAREAGWVVEPDGTTYRAGQRVSPVWTTINTRGRSIGCKGGGGVESSVATSSRPPPAPAAPRAMSLSPLGPYVAFGGARFPGLCVGAAGGVAAAAAAADAWPPEGWAWGQASQLGAPQQNV; encoded by the exons ATGAGGAGCGCAGGTAAGTGCGAGGCGGAGCGCGGCGAGGAGGGGAGggcggagagggagagggagagggagaagacgAAGCTGAGAGAGAGACGGCGGAGGTCCATCACGTCCAAGATCTTCGAGGGGCTCCGGAAGCATGGTGGGTACGACCTCCCCGCCCGCGCCGACATCAACGACGTCCTCCGCGCCCTTGCCCGCGAGGCCGGCTGGGTCGTCGAGCCCGACGGCACCACCTACCGCGCCGGTCAAAGA GTGTCACCGGTCTGGACCACCATCAATACCCGAGGGAGGAGCATTGGCtgcaaaggaggaggaggagttgagAGCTCCGTGGCCACCTCCTCGCGGCCGCCACCCGCGCCGGCCGCCCCCCGTGCCATGTCCCTGTCTCCACTGGGGCCGTACGTGGCCTTCGGCGGGGCGCGCTTCCCGGGCCTGTGCGTCGGGGCCGCAGGAGGCGTGGCCGCCGCAGCGGCAGCCGCTGACGCATGGCCGCCGGAGGGGTGGGCGTGGGGCCAGGCGTCACAGCTGGGCGCGCCGCAGCAGAACGTATGA
- the LOC135637300 gene encoding nuclear transcription factor Y subunit A-7-like — MTSSVQSLSDNSETDEQQDQVQSENQHQPSATASLHSGVATHLPGYMVPTSHFDVAQTVAPAAYPFVDPYYGGMFAAYSGQHVIHPQLIGVNHPGVPLPTDAIEEPVYVNAKQYHGILRRRQSRAKAESKNKLAKVRKPYLHESRHLHAVRRARGCGGRFLNSKSEADQQNESQGNQQDEAASDDMAQRSDVPASDERSANKENTKLSSNRAEPSKVGDSDKLPVGNE, encoded by the exons ATGACTTCTTCGGTTCAAAGCTTATCTg ATAACAGTGAAACTGATGAACAGCAGGACCAGGTACAATCTGAGAACCAACATCAACCTTCTGCAACTGCCAGCTTGCATTCTGGTGTGGCAACACATTTGCCTGGGTACATGGTGCCCACTAGTCATTTTGACGTAGCACAGACTGTG GCTCCGGCAGCTTACCCATTTGTTGATCCTTACTATGGTGGTATGTTTGCAGCTTACAGTGGGCAACATGTG ATACATCCACAACTGATTGGAGTCAATCATCCCGGAGTGCCATTGCCGACTGATGCAATTGAAGAACCTGTTTATGTCAATGCAAAACAATATCATGGTATCTTAAGGCGTCGACAGTCTCGAGCAAAAgctgaatcaaaaaataaattggcTAAAGTTCGTAAG CCGTATCTACACGAATCCCGTCATTTGCATGCTGTGAGAAGAGCTAGAGGATGTGGAGGTAGGTTTCTTAATTCTAAGTCTGAAGCAGATCaacagaatgagtcccaaggaaatCAACAGGATGAGGCTGCCTCGGATGACATGGCCCAACGTTCTGATGTTCCAGCTTCTGATGAGCGTTCTGCTAATAAAGAAAATACTAAGCTCTCTAGCAATAGAGCAGAGCCTTCTAAAGTTGGAGACTCTGATAAGCTACCAGTGGGCAATGAATGA